In Desulfotignum phosphitoxidans DSM 13687, a single window of DNA contains:
- a CDS encoding TRAP transporter small permease subunit codes for MLEPLYQNLENIVRKQGDVTSFLVYPLLIIVVYEVFMRYVFNAPTTWGFEATTFLYGLHYMFGLSYADVHGAHVKVDIFTSLVSKKSQAVLSIITNLVFFMPVTICLTLWGIKYAYTATKGLEVNPTSWAPPIWPLKILMALCLVFLLIQGIANLLKDINILKQQGRKVLP; via the coding sequence ATGCTGGAACCACTTTATCAAAACCTGGAAAATATTGTTCGAAAGCAGGGGGATGTCACATCGTTTCTCGTGTATCCCCTGCTGATCATCGTGGTATATGAGGTGTTCATGCGGTATGTTTTCAATGCCCCCACCACCTGGGGCTTTGAAGCCACCACTTTTTTATACGGGCTGCATTACATGTTCGGCCTTTCATATGCCGATGTCCACGGGGCCCATGTCAAAGTGGATATTTTCACCTCTCTGGTATCAAAAAAATCCCAGGCGGTTCTCAGTATCATTACCAACCTGGTTTTTTTCATGCCTGTGACCATCTGCCTGACTTTGTGGGGCATCAAGTATGCATACACCGCCACTAAAGGGCTTGAGGTAAACCCCACATCCTGGGCACCGCCCATCTGGCCGCTGAAGATATTGATGGCCCTGTGCCTGGTCTTTTTGCTGATCCAGGGCATCGCCAACCTGCTCAAGGATATCAACATACTGAAACAACAAGGAAGAAAGGTCCTCCCATGA
- a CDS encoding TRAP transporter substrate-binding protein: protein MKKATSIMITLLMAVVFICGTAHAQREKFGEDPRAKDAKRISFKTSDEKIRWKMIMPWSKGQLFYDIAAHFADSVRLASAGRLDIKPFSAGELVPANQTFDAVSTGAVQMAHGSPLYWKGKNEAFVAYASVPFGLDAEGYNIWLYEKGGLELLQKLYAKHGIFALPAGQTGQEMGLFSNKRSTKMSDFKGMRIRTPGWYMDIMNNLGASVSPLPGGEVYLALERGVIDAAEYSTPAINYPMGFDEITKYAIQPGVHQPAFQCDIIINQQAYDALPEDLKWIVDIAAKETQLWSYNWINSLNAEAMKRFKEKVEIVKMDKETIIEFRKVTKAYLDSVKEKYPDVKEALDSQEAFIEEYAIWRDARSGVTPWPYEDFIQGRTTE from the coding sequence ATGAAAAAAGCAACAAGTATCATGATAACCCTTCTGATGGCCGTGGTTTTTATCTGCGGTACAGCCCATGCCCAACGCGAAAAATTCGGAGAAGATCCCCGGGCCAAGGACGCGAAACGGATCTCTTTTAAAACATCAGATGAAAAAATCCGCTGGAAAATGATCATGCCCTGGTCCAAAGGGCAGCTGTTCTATGATATCGCAGCCCATTTTGCCGACAGTGTCCGCCTGGCATCTGCAGGCCGTCTGGATATCAAACCGTTTTCCGCCGGCGAGCTGGTTCCGGCCAACCAGACCTTTGATGCCGTCTCCACCGGTGCGGTCCAGATGGCCCATGGATCTCCCCTTTACTGGAAAGGAAAAAACGAAGCCTTTGTGGCCTATGCATCGGTCCCTTTTGGCCTGGATGCCGAGGGATATAACATCTGGCTCTACGAGAAAGGCGGCCTGGAACTGCTTCAGAAACTGTATGCAAAACATGGGATTTTTGCCCTGCCCGCCGGACAGACCGGCCAGGAAATGGGACTTTTTTCTAATAAGCGATCCACTAAAATGAGTGATTTCAAGGGGATGCGGATCCGGACCCCGGGATGGTACATGGATATCATGAACAATTTGGGCGCGTCGGTCAGCCCGCTTCCCGGCGGCGAAGTCTACCTGGCCCTGGAACGGGGTGTGATCGATGCAGCAGAATATTCAACACCGGCCATCAACTATCCCATGGGCTTTGACGAAATCACCAAATATGCGATCCAGCCCGGTGTTCACCAGCCCGCGTTTCAATGTGATATCATCATCAACCAGCAGGCATACGATGCCCTTCCCGAAGACTTGAAATGGATTGTCGATATAGCTGCAAAAGAAACCCAGCTGTGGAGCTACAACTGGATCAACAGCCTGAATGCCGAAGCCATGAAGCGGTTCAAGGAAAAAGTTGAAATTGTCAAAATGGACAAAGAAACCATCATTGAATTCCGCAAAGTCACCAAAGCCTATCTGGATTCAGTCAAGGAAAAATATCCGGATGTCAAAGAGGCATTGGATTCCCAGGAAGCGTTTATCGAAGAATACGCCATCTGGAGAGATGCCAGAAGCGGCGTCACGCCCTGGCCTTATGAAGATTTTATCCAGGGCAGAACCACGGAATAA
- a CDS encoding FAD-binding oxidoreductase: protein MIQKSILDALQKIVGPQHLLTQKEDMLTYSYDAAVLDPVMPAAAVIPEKTDQIGEIIAVCRKYRIPLTVRGSGTNLSGGTIPEASGIVVLTGRLNKIIEINAADMYAVVEPGVVTATLAAEVEKQGLFYPPDPGSMAVSTLGGNVAENAGGLRGLKYGVTKDYVMGLQFFDARGHHVKTGSRTVKCATGYNLTGLMVGSEGTLGVLEQITLKLIPAPRARQAMVAVYDTIEAASETVAGIISSRILPATLEILDNFTIRAVEDFSKAGLPKDAAALLLIEVDGHPAVVAEEAEQVKALCLKMGARTIEQAKDDAQRDKIWAARRAALSALAQLKPTLVLEDATVPRSRIPDMVRALQRIGQKYRIDIGTFGHAGDGNLHPTILTDRRNKEEFLRVEQAIEEIFDVALSMGGTLSGEHGTGIAKAPFLEKEAGYSSILFSRQLRAALDPDHILNPGKITGV, encoded by the coding sequence ATGATCCAAAAATCAATCCTTGATGCGTTGCAGAAAATTGTGGGGCCCCAGCATCTGTTGACCCAGAAGGAAGACATGCTCACCTATTCCTATGATGCCGCTGTTCTGGATCCGGTAATGCCTGCAGCTGCCGTGATTCCTGAAAAAACAGACCAGATCGGAGAAATTATTGCGGTTTGCCGAAAATATCGGATTCCGCTCACGGTCAGGGGATCGGGTACCAATCTGTCCGGGGGTACGATCCCTGAAGCATCGGGCATCGTGGTATTGACCGGGCGGTTGAATAAGATTATTGAAATCAATGCCGCAGACATGTACGCCGTGGTGGAGCCAGGCGTGGTAACGGCGACCCTGGCGGCGGAGGTGGAAAAGCAGGGGCTGTTCTATCCCCCGGATCCCGGTTCCATGGCCGTGTCCACCCTGGGCGGTAATGTGGCGGAAAATGCCGGTGGACTGCGGGGGCTTAAATACGGCGTCACCAAGGACTATGTCATGGGGCTTCAGTTCTTTGATGCCCGGGGCCACCATGTGAAAACCGGGTCCCGGACCGTGAAATGCGCCACCGGGTACAACCTCACCGGCCTGATGGTGGGGTCGGAAGGCACCCTGGGGGTTCTGGAACAGATCACCCTGAAGCTGATCCCTGCGCCCCGGGCCCGGCAGGCCATGGTGGCGGTGTACGATACCATTGAAGCCGCATCGGAAACCGTGGCCGGTATTATTTCTTCCCGGATCCTGCCGGCCACCCTGGAAATCCTGGATAATTTCACCATCCGGGCGGTGGAGGATTTTTCAAAGGCCGGACTTCCCAAAGACGCGGCAGCCCTGCTGCTCATTGAAGTGGACGGGCATCCGGCCGTGGTGGCGGAAGAAGCGGAACAGGTCAAGGCGTTGTGTCTCAAAATGGGCGCCAGAACGATTGAACAGGCCAAAGATGATGCCCAGCGGGACAAAATCTGGGCGGCCCGGCGGGCAGCCCTGTCCGCTCTGGCTCAGCTGAAACCCACCCTGGTGCTGGAGGATGCCACGGTTCCCAGAAGCCGGATCCCGGACATGGTGCGGGCCCTTCAAAGGATCGGCCAAAAATACCGCATCGATATCGGCACCTTCGGCCATGCCGGAGACGGGAACCTGCATCCCACCATTCTCACGGACCGCAGAAACAAGGAAGAGTTTCTGCGGGTGGAACAGGCCATTGAAGAGATTTTCGATGTCGCCCTTTCCATGGGAGGGACATTGTCCGGTGAACACGGCACGGGCATTGCCAAAGCCCCGTTTCTGGAAAAGGAAGCCGGGTATTCCTCCATTCTTTTTTCCCGGCAGCTGCGGGCGGCCCTGGATCCGGACCATATTTTAAATCCTGGTAAAATTACCGGAGTATAA
- a CDS encoding (Fe-S)-binding protein, translating to MADMKELANLVKELEDQLVTCIRCGMCQSVCPLFEQTRKEADVARGKLALLTGLMENMFTDPDGVNERLNRCLLCGSCASNCPSGVNVVEIFIKARAILAEYKGLSPAKKLIFRQLLAHPGRFDAMVDWAGRFQGLFAKPDANAQGTSCARLVSPLLSHRHFMPLSPTPFHKILPGKGLTTRGSGPRVAFFTGCLIDKIFPGVAHASLKVLSHHNVGAVIPPGQGCCGIPSLASGDRDSFTRLVDHNLALFEKHDFDVLVTACATCTSTIKKLWPSVYKNPSPGMQKKLTALSEKTMDINQFLVDQVGIKPIETGLEDAEKEIVTYHDPCHLKKSLGVADQPRQVIRAAGCRLEEMAGSDKCCGMGGSFNIYHYDLSSAIGTLKEHNIEATGCATVSTGCPACMMQISDMLGKAGASIRVRHPMELYAQALEKKNLLNHP from the coding sequence ATGGCGGACATGAAAGAACTGGCAAATCTGGTTAAGGAGCTGGAAGATCAACTGGTGACCTGCATTCGATGCGGTATGTGCCAGTCGGTCTGTCCCTTGTTCGAGCAGACCCGGAAGGAAGCGGATGTGGCAAGGGGCAAACTGGCTTTGCTCACGGGGCTTATGGAAAACATGTTCACCGACCCGGACGGGGTGAACGAGCGGCTGAACCGGTGCCTTTTGTGCGGGTCATGCGCATCCAACTGCCCATCCGGGGTCAATGTGGTGGAAATTTTCATCAAGGCCCGGGCGATCCTGGCGGAATACAAAGGCCTGTCCCCTGCCAAAAAACTGATCTTCAGGCAACTGCTGGCCCACCCGGGCCGGTTCGATGCCATGGTGGACTGGGCCGGTCGGTTCCAGGGCCTTTTCGCTAAACCCGATGCCAACGCCCAGGGCACCTCCTGCGCCCGCCTGGTTTCGCCATTGCTGTCCCATCGGCACTTCATGCCCCTGAGCCCCACCCCGTTTCATAAAATTTTGCCGGGCAAAGGTTTGACAACCAGGGGTTCCGGACCCCGGGTCGCATTTTTTACCGGATGTCTGATTGACAAAATTTTTCCCGGTGTGGCCCATGCCTCGTTAAAAGTGCTCTCCCATCACAATGTGGGGGCGGTGATCCCTCCCGGCCAGGGTTGCTGCGGGATCCCGTCCCTGGCATCCGGAGACCGGGACAGCTTCACCCGGCTGGTGGACCACAACCTGGCGTTGTTTGAAAAACACGACTTTGATGTTCTGGTGACCGCCTGTGCCACCTGTACTTCCACCATCAAGAAATTATGGCCTTCAGTTTACAAAAACCCGTCCCCGGGTATGCAGAAAAAATTGACGGCCCTGTCGGAAAAAACCATGGATATCAACCAGTTTCTGGTGGATCAGGTGGGCATCAAGCCGATTGAAACCGGGTTGGAAGACGCAGAAAAAGAAATCGTGACCTATCATGACCCGTGCCATCTGAAAAAATCTCTGGGTGTGGCAGATCAGCCCAGGCAGGTGATCCGGGCTGCCGGGTGCCGGTTGGAGGAGATGGCCGGATCAGACAAGTGCTGCGGCATGGGCGGCAGTTTCAATATTTACCATTATGATTTGTCCAGTGCCATCGGTACTCTTAAAGAGCACAATATCGAAGCCACAGGCTGTGCCACCGTGTCCACGGGGTGTCCGGCCTGCATGATGCAGATATCTGATATGCTGGGGAAAGCCGGCGCCTCTATCCGGGTCCGGCATCCCATGGAGCTGTATGCTCAGGCCCTGGAGAAAAAAAACTTGCTAAACCATCCGTAA
- a CDS encoding FadR/GntR family transcriptional regulator: protein MTIPIKPIKPKRISDQVFDQIRELIYRGKLKPGEKLMTERELAQAMNVSRTTIRDAIQRLVTMGLITQKQGQGTFVKSLAAVQENPLAKAMEAQSATLVDLLEVRLGLECNAASLAAQRADETDITAMAQSIDEMQQEVNSGRLGTEADTGFHMAIAYAAKNPLHILIMRNFYDYLFHGIRENLTSLYEDPENVEKIFAQHQAILEAISSRDSDRAYASMNIHISFVKEFFKNKKM, encoded by the coding sequence ATGACCATACCCATCAAGCCCATAAAGCCCAAGCGAATTTCCGATCAGGTGTTTGATCAGATCCGGGAACTCATTTACAGAGGAAAACTCAAACCCGGTGAAAAACTGATGACCGAACGGGAACTGGCCCAGGCCATGAATGTATCCCGCACCACTATCAGGGATGCGATCCAGCGCCTGGTCACCATGGGATTGATCACCCAGAAACAGGGTCAGGGCACTTTTGTCAAATCTCTGGCAGCCGTGCAGGAAAATCCCCTGGCCAAAGCCATGGAAGCCCAGTCCGCCACCCTGGTGGACCTGCTGGAAGTCCGGCTGGGCCTGGAGTGCAATGCTGCTTCCCTGGCGGCCCAGCGGGCCGATGAAACCGATATCACCGCCATGGCCCAGAGCATTGATGAGATGCAGCAGGAAGTGAATTCCGGCCGTCTGGGAACGGAAGCGGACACCGGATTTCACATGGCCATTGCCTATGCCGCCAAAAATCCGCTCCACATCCTGATCATGCGCAATTTCTATGATTATCTGTTCCACGGCATCCGGGAAAATCTCACCAGCCTGTACGAAGACCCTGAAAACGTTGAAAAAATATTTGCCCAGCACCAGGCCATTCTGGAGGCCATTTCCTCCCGGGATTCAGACCGAGCGTATGCGTCCATGAACATCCACATCTCGTTTGTCAAAGAATTTTTCAAAAACAAAAAAATGTAG
- a CDS encoding glutamine amidotransferase, with product MKQPKILIVKTGDTFADLICSFGNFEDWIRQGLGVGENQIRLVNAPAFEVLPEPGTFSGAVIAGSHAMVTQNLDWSLNVEAWLARVVTAGVPVLGICYGHQLLAKAMSGKVDFHPDGLEIGTASITLTADALSDPLFQGLPPVFNAHTCHSQTVLTLPPGAVHLAKNTHDPHHAFRLGPAAWGVQFHPEYTHGIMAGYIRNMSPVIQALGSDPAKIQQQVTDTPEAAQILARFAALCRHAPMAD from the coding sequence ATGAAGCAACCAAAAATTCTGATTGTAAAGACCGGAGATACGTTTGCCGATCTTATTTGTTCTTTCGGGAATTTTGAAGACTGGATCCGCCAGGGTTTAGGCGTGGGTGAAAATCAGATCCGGCTGGTCAATGCCCCGGCATTTGAAGTGCTGCCTGAACCCGGCACCTTCAGCGGGGCCGTGATCGCCGGCTCCCATGCCATGGTCACCCAGAACCTGGACTGGAGTCTGAATGTGGAAGCGTGGCTGGCCCGGGTGGTGACGGCCGGGGTCCCGGTGCTGGGAATTTGTTACGGGCATCAACTGCTGGCAAAGGCTATGAGCGGTAAGGTGGATTTTCATCCCGACGGCCTGGAGATCGGCACCGCATCCATCACCCTGACCGCAGATGCCCTGTCAGATCCCCTGTTTCAAGGGCTGCCTCCGGTTTTCAACGCCCATACCTGCCATTCCCAGACCGTGCTGACCCTGCCCCCGGGCGCGGTGCATCTGGCAAAAAACACCCATGACCCCCATCATGCCTTCCGCCTGGGTCCTGCTGCCTGGGGAGTGCAGTTTCATCCGGAATACACCCATGGCATCATGGCCGGGTACATCCGCAACATGTCGCCGGTGATCCAGGCCTTGGGCAGTGATCCCGCAAAAATACAGCAGCAGGTGACAGATACACCCGAAGCGGCTCAGATACTGGCCCGGTTTGCCGCCCTGTGCCGCCATGCCCCCATGGCGGATTAA
- a CDS encoding sirohydrochlorin chelatase has translation MKTIILAAHGSRQKASAAEVAALAKKLDTKVKTNDSNDIHQVVHAFLQFCDPSLETVIQELADSGVDEMVIFPFFISAGSHVQTDIPRAVETARQKHPTVRFHITRHLGILDAVEDLILGEVTG, from the coding sequence TTGAAAACAATCATTCTAGCGGCACATGGAAGCCGCCAAAAAGCGTCTGCCGCAGAGGTGGCGGCTCTGGCAAAAAAGCTGGATACCAAGGTCAAAACCAATGATTCAAATGACATACACCAGGTGGTGCATGCCTTTTTGCAGTTCTGCGACCCGTCCCTGGAAACAGTGATCCAGGAGCTGGCGGACAGCGGGGTGGACGAGATGGTGATCTTTCCGTTTTTCATTTCCGCGGGCAGCCATGTGCAGACAGATATTCCCCGGGCCGTTGAAACCGCCCGACAAAAACATCCCACTGTGCGGTTTCACATCACCCGGCACCTGGGTATCCTGGATGCTGTGGAAGATCTTATCTTAGGAGAGGTCACGGGCTGA
- a CDS encoding PstS family phosphate ABC transporter substrate-binding protein: MKSGFTKMIVLLVAACCIQLFGCTSPPMEQMVIKGSTTMAPMLERLAAEYQTPDQKQIFIEATGSLTGIAALIQNECDMAASSVSAPTTLVQEAEKKGITLKAFPVCRDRIVPIVNTANPLHQLSITDLRHIFSGKISSWKSDDMADANIQIVLRQTASGTCRMWEQRILNGASPAPGHIQVFSNSGVLAAVAENRYAIGYVSHAYLNHEVKPVEITGHDSETALERTLFLYVNPDRMSKAVKSFLTYLHSGPARKMIRDSGFVPITHDN, from the coding sequence ATGAAATCCGGGTTCACAAAGATGATCGTGCTACTGGTTGCAGCCTGCTGCATACAACTGTTTGGCTGCACATCTCCGCCCATGGAACAAATGGTCATCAAAGGCTCCACCACCATGGCGCCGATGCTGGAAAGACTGGCAGCCGAGTATCAAACCCCGGATCAGAAACAGATCTTCATCGAGGCCACCGGTTCTCTGACGGGAATTGCCGCACTGATTCAAAACGAATGTGACATGGCTGCCTCGTCTGTTTCCGCGCCAACAACACTTGTTCAGGAAGCTGAAAAAAAAGGGATCACCCTGAAAGCATTCCCCGTATGCCGGGACAGAATCGTCCCGATTGTGAATACCGCCAATCCCTTGCATCAGTTATCCATCACAGACCTCAGACATATTTTTTCCGGAAAGATATCCTCCTGGAAATCTGACGACATGGCCGATGCTAACATTCAAATTGTATTGAGACAGACAGCATCAGGCACCTGCAGAATGTGGGAACAACGCATCCTGAATGGCGCCTCGCCGGCACCCGGTCACATACAGGTATTCTCCAACAGCGGCGTTCTGGCGGCAGTGGCTGAAAACCGGTACGCCATCGGTTATGTCAGCCATGCATATCTCAATCATGAAGTCAAACCCGTGGAAATCACCGGCCATGATTCAGAAACAGCCCTGGAACGGACCCTTTTTCTGTATGTCAATCCCGATCGCATGTCAAAAGCGGTCAAATCGTTTCTGACCTATCTGCACAGCGGACCGGCCAGAAAGATGATCAGGGACAGTGGCTTTGTTCCCATCACCCATGACAATTAA
- a CDS encoding methyltransferase domain-containing protein, with protein MTEILEQHSIISALFFMSSLFLGKMVNFISYSVMKERIISRQQWDLNICCGKTGAGKINADIIRHAQIPNFVLIDDIYQLPFVDRQFKKVLCSHTIEHVEQPELFFRELCRVGESVTIVLPPLWDLFAAFNFLEHKWIFLTMRKTHHSLPGYLPLPFAGHVHRYLGQRFKA; from the coding sequence ATGACGGAAATTCTCGAACAGCACAGCATCATTTCAGCCCTTTTTTTCATGAGTTCACTGTTTTTGGGAAAAATGGTCAATTTCATCAGTTATTCTGTGATGAAGGAACGGATCATTTCCCGGCAGCAATGGGACCTGAACATATGCTGCGGAAAAACCGGTGCCGGGAAAATCAATGCAGATATCATCCGGCATGCGCAGATACCCAATTTTGTCCTGATCGACGATATTTACCAGCTGCCTTTTGTGGACAGGCAGTTCAAGAAGGTACTGTGTTCACATACCATTGAACATGTGGAACAGCCGGAGTTGTTTTTCAGGGAACTGTGCCGGGTAGGAGAAAGCGTCACCATTGTTCTCCCCCCGCTGTGGGATCTTTTTGCCGCGTTCAATTTTCTGGAACACAAATGGATTTTTTTGACGATGCGCAAAACACATCATTCCCTGCCAGGGTACCTGCCGCTGCCGTTTGCCGGCCATGTCCACAGATATCTTGGCCAGCGGTTCAAGGCCTGA